The Treponema medium genome has a window encoding:
- a CDS encoding MOSC domain-containing protein, translating into MGTVMGICISEKKGTAKHAVEQAILIEDFGLENDAHAGKWHRQVSLLSFETRERFKAKGADVTDGAFGENLLVSGIDLVHLPVGAILKSGSITLEVTQIGKECHSHCAIYHTMGECIMPTNGIFAKVLTGGLLKKGDEITVADK; encoded by the coding sequence GTGGGAACAGTGATGGGAATATGTATCAGCGAAAAAAAAGGAACTGCAAAACATGCGGTCGAGCAAGCTATTTTAATTGAAGATTTCGGACTGGAAAACGATGCCCATGCGGGTAAGTGGCACCGGCAAGTCAGCTTGCTCTCCTTTGAAACAAGAGAACGGTTTAAGGCGAAAGGCGCAGACGTGACAGACGGTGCGTTCGGTGAAAATCTCTTAGTGAGCGGTATCGACCTCGTACACCTTCCGGTCGGCGCCATTCTTAAATCGGGAAGTATCACGCTTGAAGTAACGCAGATCGGGAAGGAATGTCACAGCCATTGCGCAATCTATCACACCATGGGCGAATGTATTATGCCGACAAACGGAATATTCGCGAAGGTGCTTACCGGCGGGCTTTTAAAAAAAGGAGACGAGATAACGGTAGCGGATAAATGA
- a CDS encoding ABC transporter substrate-binding protein — MRKAFHGLLQKNAFVLFILLAVFCTGCMNNKTTDVAAEIEFWSFPNFTSDTGVEGDFEKSLIAAFEKENPSIKVHFTLISFTDGAEKIEKAIAEGKTPDIIYDAPGRIIGWAGKGLLEPLDDVLATEKPYITTELLTVSAGKDRRTYMYPMHEGAFSMAFNKEMLEDLHLIDLLPYKRKDRQWTVEEYEALLTALKEKLPAGTVPGVFYYKNMGGDQGTRAFLVNLYGNANLLNGDYSSYIYNSTQAVRNVDWTVRAMKRGILLDGKDLTSNDAIAMFVSAKAAHTILYSPQLNKMNDGKRRYKGKNFTPIYMPFPNNAGAPLLEFLAGGACVFNNGNANKVKAAKKFLHFAATDEVWAPKLINATGGFPASSKIQIETEDAEILYNSVLQRFFGQYYNNITGFAQMREYWNTLLKEATSGNDIQAALNRFVRNSNATLKE; from the coding sequence ATGAGGAAAGCTTTTCACGGTTTATTACAAAAAAATGCGTTTGTGTTGTTTATACTGTTAGCAGTGTTTTGCACAGGGTGTATGAATAATAAGACTACTGATGTCGCTGCGGAAATTGAATTTTGGTCGTTTCCTAATTTTACCTCCGATACCGGTGTCGAAGGCGATTTTGAAAAGAGTTTAATCGCGGCGTTTGAAAAAGAAAATCCTTCAATTAAAGTACATTTTACATTGATAAGTTTTACCGATGGAGCGGAAAAGATTGAAAAAGCCATAGCGGAAGGCAAGACTCCCGATATTATTTATGATGCCCCCGGTCGAATTATCGGATGGGCGGGAAAGGGCTTACTTGAACCGCTGGATGATGTTCTCGCAACCGAAAAGCCGTATATCACAACGGAGCTTTTGACTGTTTCCGCCGGTAAAGATAGACGCACCTATATGTACCCGATGCATGAAGGGGCTTTCTCAATGGCGTTTAATAAAGAAATGCTCGAAGACCTGCATCTGATTGATTTGCTGCCGTATAAGCGGAAAGATCGCCAGTGGACGGTTGAAGAGTATGAAGCGCTTTTAACTGCACTTAAAGAAAAGCTACCGGCAGGAACCGTCCCGGGCGTTTTCTATTATAAAAATATGGGCGGCGACCAAGGTACCAGAGCCTTTTTGGTGAATCTTTACGGGAACGCAAATCTTTTGAACGGGGATTATTCCAGTTATATCTATAATTCTACGCAAGCGGTACGGAATGTGGATTGGACGGTACGTGCAATGAAACGGGGCATTTTGCTCGACGGAAAGGATCTTACCTCAAATGATGCGATTGCAATGTTTGTTTCCGCTAAGGCCGCTCATACTATCTTGTATTCTCCTCAGCTCAATAAAATGAATGACGGTAAACGGCGATATAAAGGAAAAAATTTTACACCGATCTATATGCCGTTTCCCAATAATGCCGGCGCTCCGCTTCTTGAATTTTTGGCGGGCGGTGCTTGTGTCTTTAACAACGGCAATGCGAATAAAGTAAAGGCAGCCAAGAAATTTCTCCATTTTGCCGCAACCGACGAAGTGTGGGCTCCTAAGTTGATAAATGCAACCGGAGGCTTCCCTGCAAGCTCTAAGATTCAAATAGAAACTGAAGATGCCGAAATACTGTATAATTCGGTGCTTCAACGGTTCTTCGGTCAGTATTATAACAACATAACCGGTTTTGCACAGATGCGGGAATATTGGAATACACTTTTAAAAGAGGCAACATCGGGGAATGATATTCAAGCTGCACTCAACCGCTTTGTGCGGAATTCCAATGCGACACTGAAAGAATAG
- the moaA gene encoding GTP 3',8-cyclase MoaA, with protein sequence MKDRFLREIDYIRISVTDRCNFRCRYCMPAQGVGFIPHDQILRFEEIIRIGRLLPRIGIKHIKITGGEPLVRKGVCSLIKDLKALEGIEQVTLTTNGYLLEQAAEKLKAAGIDAVNVSVDTVNRENFTKICRKDGLAEVLRGIDTAQELGIALKVNTVVSGNSAPAELLDVLDFFSSKDITVRFIELMPIGIAERTRVTNADLFNLIKRHHPDITKDDFRSNGPARYYQFGDGKRVGFISAIHDMFCSSCNRVRLTAEGVIKPCLASTVSYNIKRLLRSGAGDAELERALKQAVFHKPVSHHFSNKQKKETRVMNTIGG encoded by the coding sequence ATGAAAGATAGGTTCCTGCGGGAAATCGATTATATCAGAATATCCGTAACAGACCGGTGTAATTTCAGGTGCCGTTACTGTATGCCCGCTCAAGGAGTCGGATTTATTCCGCATGATCAAATTCTCAGGTTTGAGGAGATTATCAGGATAGGCCGGTTACTTCCTCGGATCGGTATCAAACATATCAAAATTACCGGCGGCGAACCGCTGGTTAGAAAGGGCGTGTGCTCTCTTATCAAGGATTTAAAAGCGCTTGAAGGTATTGAGCAGGTTACACTGACGACAAACGGGTACTTGCTTGAACAGGCGGCCGAGAAGCTAAAAGCAGCGGGCATAGACGCGGTCAATGTCAGTGTCGATACGGTCAATAGAGAAAACTTTACGAAGATATGCCGCAAAGACGGGCTTGCAGAGGTGCTACGCGGAATAGACACGGCGCAGGAACTGGGTATCGCCCTCAAGGTGAATACCGTCGTCAGCGGGAACAGCGCTCCGGCAGAATTGCTCGATGTGCTCGATTTTTTTTCAAGCAAAGATATCACGGTGCGGTTTATAGAGCTGATGCCCATCGGTATCGCGGAACGGACGAGGGTAACAAATGCGGACTTATTCAATTTGATTAAGCGGCATCATCCCGATATTACAAAGGACGATTTTAGAAGCAATGGCCCCGCGCGATATTATCAATTCGGAGACGGTAAACGGGTCGGTTTTATCTCGGCGATACACGATATGTTTTGTTCCTCGTGTAATCGGGTACGGCTGACTGCTGAGGGGGTCATCAAGCCCTGTCTTGCAAGTACAGTTTCATATAATATAAAGCGCTTACTCAGAAGCGGAGCCGGAGATGCCGAGCTGGAGAGGGCTTTAAAACAAGCGGTGTTCCATAAGCCGGTAAGTCATCATTTTAGCAACAAACAAAAAAAAGAAACGCGCGTGATGAACACGATAGGAGGGTGA